The genomic region ACCCCCACGCGGAAAGCCCCTGTTTTTCCGCGAAAACGCTGTGGGCGCCCTGGTTCAGTCCCGAGAAGACGCACTGGCCGCTCTCGCCGGTGATTTGGCGCAGGGGGGCGCAATCGAGCGGCGTCGGATAAGTGTTTGCGGGCGGATTGCCGCACTGGACCTCGAGACCGCTGACCGGCGCGCCTTCGCCGTTCACGACGAGCACCCTGAGCTCTCCGGCGCCGGGCCGGGACGCTGCTTCATCCTGCGCAGGGAAAACCGGTGCAGCGTACAGAATCGCCAGGCCAAGGATGATGCCGTTCCGTTTCATCGTTGCTCCCTCTTTCGCCCGTTCTTTTCCTTCTCGAGTACCGTCGCCATGGGCTCTTCGGCCCGGAGGTATCCCTTGCGGAGGCGCATATGCTCCATGATCGCGTGTCGGGCGTTCTCGTCCTCGGGATCTTGCCCGAGATGCCTGGTAAGTTTTTCGAGCGCCGCGAGGTTCTCCCAAGTGTTGTCGTACGTTGAGAGCAGCACCCAAATGGAGCTGCGGCGGATGTGCGGCGGGCCGTTTTCGACGTATCGGGTCAAGATGGGCCGGAAACGGTCTTGATCGAGCGTCATGGCCGTACGCAGGCTTTGCCAGGGTTCCCCTTGCGGCATGTTGGCGGCCGGGACGCTTGCGAGATGCGCGATCCTGTCTTCAAACCACTTCCGCATTTCGGGATAGTCCGCGTGCGCCATCAGGTTCAGGAGCTGGTTTGAGAATTGCGCCCATCTGGGGTCTTCGAAAAGGGTACCCAAGGCCTCGACGCATTTCGGCCCCCACGCCTTGGTATACCCGCCCAATTCCTGGATATTGGCCTGAACGCGATTCGCCACGATGACGGATTCGATGCTGGGCGTGAATCCGGGAAGGACTTGGCTCTCCCAGTTCTCCGGGGGCTGGACGGGAGGCGGAGGCGTAAGGCTGTAGGCAAGACCGCACAGAATCATCGAGATCGATGTCATGACCGGAATCCGTAAGCCCATGCCGCTCTCCTCCCCCTTGCCGGGCAGGCCAATGGTTCGTACAGCGATATAATATCAGGATACCCATGCCGGTTCCTTGGATGGCACAACAGATGCCGTTCATGAGAATGGCTTTGCCGGGAGAAACCCTGGCCTTGCCCGTTGTGGTGTATACTGGGTGGAACATGGGCCGGGAAAGGGACACGCATATGGCAGCAATTGTTCACGAATGCTGGGGTGATGGCGAGGTTGAGGTCGTCTTGTCTTTCCTCGACGCCCACGGGATAAGCGCCGCGACGAGTTCGCTTGCCTCACGGTCGGTGCATCCGTTCACGGTCGACGGAATGGGCAAGATCAGCATCATCGTGGAAGATGCCGACGCGGACCGGGCACGAGAACTTCTGGCCCAACACGAATTCGGCGCTTCCAAGGAAACGGCGGGCGAGGAACCCGATGCCTGAAAAGGTCAACGCAGTTTAGCACGGAGCGCGGCTAGTTGTTCCGCGAGCTGCGTGTTCAGGGGCTGATTACTGCCGGCATCTTTCCCCGTTCGCGTCTGGGCGCCGGGTTTTGCCTTCGCCTGCTCCCGGCGGGGTCTACGCTCCCTGCGGTTCCGTGGACGCTGCTCTCTCTCTTCGCGCTGTGGGGGTGCAGGCCGGTTTTCGGTCTCTTGTTTCGGCAACGGTTCGGGCGCTTGGCCCCCCTCGGCGGCGCGTTCCGTGACAGGGCGCTGACGCCGGGGGTGTTTCTTGCGCGGGGGTATCAACGCTTTCATGGACAAAGAAATGCGCGGCAGTTCCTTGTCTACCTTGATGACCTTCACGCGTACGATCTCCCCTACCTTGACAATCTGCCGGGGATCCTGGACGAACCGGTTGGTCAATTCCGAGAGGTGCACCAGGCCATCCTGATGCACGCCAATGTCTACAAAAGCGCCGAAATCGGTGACATTGGTGACTACGCCTTCCATGACCATCCCGTTTTCCAGCTGGTCGACCGAGGTGACATCGTCGAGGAACTTCGGGACCTTGAATTCCGTGCGGGGATCGCGCCCGGGCTTCAGCAGCTCACGGCGGATATCCGCGAGAGTATGCGTTCCGATCACATCGTCGGCAAATTGCATGAGGTCGAGGCCACTCAGAACTCTAGGCTCCTTGAGCAACTGGTCGACGCTCAGGTGGACCGTGTCGGCGATGCGTACGACTACGGAGTAGGCTTCGGGATGGATTCCCGTGGCGTCAAGAACATTTTCGCCATTCGCCACGCGCAGGAAGCCCGCGCATTGCTCGAACACCTTTTCCCCGATGCCATCCACCTCGAGCAACTGTGTGCGGCTTTTGAAAGCGCCGTTCTTCGCTCTGAATTCGACGATATTCTCCGCTACGTTTGACTGTACCCCGCTAACATACCGCAGCAGTGACACGGAAGCCGTGTTGAGGTCGACGCCCACCTTGTTCACGCAGGAGACAACGGTGGTCCGCAGACCTTCGCGAAGGCTCTTCTGGTTCACGTCGTGCTGGTATTGGCCTACTCCCACGTGGCGGGGGTCAATCTTCACGAGTTCGGCGAGAGGGTCCTGCAAGCGGCGCGCAATCGAGATCGCGCCGCGAATCGTCACATCGAGGTCTGGAAACTCCGCGCGAGCCAGCTTGGAGGCTGAGTAGACTGATGCCCCGGCTTCATTGACAAGGACCGAGAAAATGGTGTCCCGGTTGAGACGGCGCAATACGTCGCGAACAAAGACCGACACTTCCCGCGAACCCGTGCCGTTGCCGATGGCGACCGCCTGGACGTTGTACTTGTCAATAATCTCCACGAGGGTTTTCTCGGCGCTCTCCGTGTCGTTTTGCGGCGGGGTGGGAAAGATAGTCGTGTGTTCGCGGAGCTGTCCGGTCTGGTCCACCACGGCGAGTTTGCAGCCGGTGCGAAGGCCGGGATCGACGCCGACTACCGTGATCTGGCCTGCTGGAGCCAGGAGCAGGAGGTTTTCGGCATTTTCGCGGAACACGCGTATGGCTTCGGCCTCGGCACGTTCGCGGGCGATGCCGAGCACCTCGTTCTCGATCGAGGGCCGAAGCAGCCGGTTATACGAGTCGCGCACAATCTCTTTGAGGTATTTTTCGAATGGCGAGCCGGATTCTTTGAGGTAATGCTTCAGGATGTCCGCCATCATGTTCTCGTCGTCGATGACGAGTTCCATGCGCAGGACGCCTTCTTTGAGACCGCGCATGACCGCCAGCAGCCGGTGCGAGGGAATCTTGCCGATGGGCTCGGAGAAATTGTAGTACGTTTCGAATTTGGTCTTCTTGCCTTCGGCATTTTTCGTGGGGTGCGCCTTGATGATGCCCTCGTCGAGCATGCGTCCGCGGACAAGGGCGCGGACAGCGGCGTCGGTGCTTATGCGCTCGGCCACGATGAAACCGGCGCCCTCGAGGGCTTCTTCGGCCGAGCTCACAGCCTTAGCCGGGTCGATGTATTTTTCGGCGAAGATCTCGATGGCGCCTTCGAGAAGCAGTTGTTGCATCAGGAAATCGGCTAGAGGTTCGAGACCCTTTTCGCGGGCGGCCGTCGCTTTGGTGCGGCGCGTGGGTTTGAACGGCAAATACAAGTCTTCGAGGTGTGTCCGGTCGAAACACGCATCGATTTCGGCCCGTAGTTCGCCGGTGAGTTTTCCCTGTTTGTCGATTATGTCGAGGACACTGTCGCGCCGCTGAGCCAGGGACGAAAAATACTGGGCGCGCTCGTGAATTGCTTCAAGCCGCGTTTCATCGAGGCTGCCGGTCAGGTCCTTGCGGTAACGCGCAACGAAGGGGATCGTGGCGCCTCCCTCGAACAGCTCGATGGCGCGGGCAACCTGCTCCTCTCTCAGCGATACTTCCTGAGCAATACGGTTTATGAATTTGGACTCCAACATTCTACATTGCTCCCCATCTCCAATCAGGGTAAAAACGCGGCAAGTCTAGCAAAATGTCCTCCTCTTGTACAGCCGCCATGATGATACCTTCTCGCTCATGGGAACTGCACGCGAACAGCGACATCTTCCGCCATATTATCGAATGATACGAAAAACACACCTTCACTTGCATTATAGCGCTGATCAAGCGGAAGTGCGGGGGTCAATTCCACTTTTGCGGGTTCTCGGGGGGTCAGGACGAGCACCTTTGCGACGGTTCCCTTGGGGCCGCGTGTCTGAAACGTCATTGCTCCCTGGCCGCGGGATTCGTTTCGGAGCCGGGCGGAGGCAACGGCCACGGTCGGCAAGGGAAGGTGAGTTCTCCCCCACTTCACATCATATAGCAAGGCCACCTCGCCGGGATGAAGTGTCACCGTGTCCAGCAGTTCAAGTGAGGGGTCAAACAGGTCTATGAACGCCCCCTCGAGTTTCACGGGGTCGCGCGAGATGGATTCGTCCAGCACGACAAGGAGGACGTACGGCCCCCGCCGGAGCATCAGGTAGTGTTGCATCTCGAGCGCCGAACCCGTGATTTCCAGTGCTTGACGGACCCATTGCCGCACGCGTTCCGGGGCGAGGGGATCGCTCTGCAGTTTGGCGGGATGTTCATTCGCTACAAGCACGAACCCGTTGCCGGCGGGTTGAGGGTCTGACACACCTGCATTGACGTTCATGCGGCGGAACAGGTCGTCCTGGGGCGTTCCCGCGTCCGCACCCTGATGGTTCCACCACTCGCGAGCGCCGTGGTAGGGGTCGGAGCCGTCCCCAACGTACAGCAACACGCCGCCAGCCTTGACCCATCGCTCAATGGCCTCATGATAGGCGGGGTTCAAGGGTTTCTGCCCCTCGTAGGTGAGTAAGAGCACGCGGAAGGAGTCCAGTACGCCCTCGTGGACGACATTCTCCAACTGCACAGTTTCGAGGGGGATGCCCGCCTTGAGTAAAGGCAGTGCCAGGCCGTAGAAGAAGCCCATGGCACGATCGCTGGGCTGGGGCTGGGCGCGCTGAAACATCATCGTGTCGGATACCAGGATGCCAATTCCCCGGGTGCCGCAATCAAAGCTGACGTCGTCTTGCTTCATGTTGTTGAGGGCGTTGATGACGGTGAGAATCTCCGTAGCATAGTCGATGGGAATACCCTGACGGCCGCCGGACTGTACATCCATGTCGACCTTCGGGTACGTGCCCTTGAAAATGCGATTGGGCCATGGCATGACTTCGTAGCGGTAGACACCCGGCCACATGAGCGACGCCACGACAGTGCGCTCGTAGTTGCTCTTATAATCGTTCCAGCTGCGGTTTGGGTTATCTTCAACGGGATCGGCCAAGAACCACACTTTCCTGCCCGTGGGACGCACCATGGCCCACATCTGGCCGTACTCGAAGAAGGCGGTCTCGAAGGTGCGTTCTTTGGCGACTCCCTGATAAACATTCGGGGTCCGGGCGGTGCCTGTCCATACCTGCGCGATGTATCCGTCGAAATCGGGCAGATCGCTGAGGTGGGATTCCGGGCTCACGATACCCCAATGGGCGTAGTTGATGAGGCTGTGGGTGGGCACGTGGCACTCGACCTCGACGCCCTTTTCCCTGGCACGGGTCTTGATATGGGCGAACACTTCCTTGAGCGCATTGAAATACAGTTCGTACTTCAGTTTGCTTGCGCGGTATTGCGCATCGGGGCTCGAATCGGGCGGCTGCCATGTCTCGCCGTAAAACCGTTGCCACTCCGCTTTGAACCCTTCGCTCCACCCCGCCCGGGCCCAGTATTCGGGTTCTTCGAGATAGATTGCCGAGACGCCCAGGTCTACTGCCGGGTCCATGAGTTTCTTGATGTACTCGACGTACGCGGGTGACGGCACGTTGTAGCCGACGGTCGTGCTGTTGCCGTGCATCAGCAGGTCGCCGTTTTTGACCGTTTGAATCTCGTCGCGTTTCAGCTGGCCGCCGACCATGTAGTAATCGTCATAGCCGCCCCACGAGATGCCGGTCATCATGGCCGCCGTATAGCCTTTCGCGCGCCACTGCTCGACGCGTTCCTCAAGCGAAGAATTCACTCCATAGACCACCGCGACGTCGGAACCGATATCCAGTTCCGGCGCGTACGACGAACCCGTCTGGAAACATGTATAGTCCATCATGTGCGTCTCCGCGGGGTTCGCGAAGGACCCCGCCAGGCAGCAGACACAGGTGATGAGCGAAAGATTACGCTCCATGAAGTGTTTCTCCGTCAGCCCGCAAGACGACACCAGAACCTCACAATACCACGCGGGCGGCAGGCATTCAACGCGTTCCGGGCGGGCGCCGGCCCCCGGGAATACTCTTTTTTCGCAAGCGTTGCCCTGACGCGTTCCTGATGCTACCATCCGCGGAATGGAAACGCCACGCCTGAAGGTATCGGAACGCCTGCGCGAGATATTGTCGTATGACAAGTTCGCCGGGGCGGCGCCGCGCATTCTGATCCTGCAAAGTGAATACTGGGTGGACGGCGCCTGCATTCATGCGTGCCACGAGCTTGGATGGAAGGTCAAAACCGTCCCAACCGTGCTGGAAGGGGTGCTTCCCAAGGAGAACGTGGCGCGCTTGATCGCGGCCCTTGCGGAGTTCCGGCCCGATTTCGTCCTCACGGTGAATCTGAGCGGCATGGATGTCTCGGGCCTGTTTGCGCGCTTTTTTGAAGATGTCCGGGTACCCTACGTAACCTGGTTCGTTGACGACCCGCGCACGATACTCATGGACCGCACCGATTTCGCCTCGCCGTATGCCCTCGCACTCACGTGGGAGCGCACGTACGCGGCGAGTCTCGAAGCGGCGGGGTTTCCTGTGGTTGAGACCGTACCCTTGGCGGCGGATCCCCATGTATTCAATCGCGAACCGTGGGATGTGTGCGACACTCCGCCGTCATTCGTGGGGAACTCGATGGTATCGTTTGCGAACCGGGAATGGGACCTGCTCAAAGGGACCCCGGAACTCGAAACAGCGGTGCGCGAGAGCTTCGAGAGGGGACGCGTCACTCGGGAGAATTTCGGGAAGGGGCTCAAAACGCTCCTGGACCCGGCATATGTGGAAACACTGGATGCGGAACAACGCCGCCATGCGGAGATGCTATTCTTTGTGGAAGGAACGCGGAGGCTGCGTCATGCCTTGGCGGCGGCGGTGGCGCCCGACGGCGCAATCATGCGGGGCGACGACGGGTGGCGCATCGATTTCCCCTCCTCCGGCGGGCCTATCCATTACATGCAAGACTTGCCGGGTTTTTACAACCGGTGTGAAGTGAATCTCAACTCGACAAGCATCCAGATGGCTACCACCGTCAACCAGCGGGTGTTTGACTGTCCCGCCGCGGGCGGGTTTCTGCTCACCGACGGCCAGTCTGTGCTCGAAGAGTTGTTTGACACGGAAAGGGAAGTCGCGGCGTACCGTTCCCTGGACGAGTGCAGGGAACGGCTACGATTCTTTCGGGCGCATCCGAAAGCGCGGGTCGAGATTGCAGCTTGTGCTCGGCGCCGCGTGCTGGGAGAGCACACGTACGCCCATCGGCTCCGGCGTATTGCCGGGATTGTAAAGGCCCGCTTCGGCTGAGTGCCCTCGTCCGTGGGCTCCGGCCGGGTGCTTCAAACAGATTGCATGCAATTTTCGCACTGCAATGTTATAGTACCCATCATGAAGCTGACGCGAGAGGATAGAGACTGGCTCCGGCTCGCCTTGGTGCCGGGGGTGGGAACGGCGCATTTCATACGGCTGCTGGCCCGTTTCCGCACACCAAGTCACGTGTTCGAGGCGCCGCGGGGCATGGTAGCGGACTTGGTAGGCTCCAATCTGGCGGATCGCATCCGTCAGTATTCGGAAACCAACGAGGCCGCTGAACAGGAAGCCGCCATGGAGGAATGGGGCGTCACCCTCATCACCATGGAGAACCCCCGCTATCCGCTGCGGTTGGCTGAGATATACGACCCGCCGCTCTTGCTGTTTGCCCGTGGCGGACTTCCCGTGGACCAAGAGCCCTATGTGGCGCTCGTGGGTACGCGGCGCGCATCGCCCTACGGCATTCGCATGGCGGAGAAACTGGCTGGAGAACTCGCGGTCCGGGGCATCACGGTGGTCAGCGGCATGGCAATGGGCATTGACGCCGCAGCGCACCGGGGCGCACTCGAAGCGGGCGGCCGTACCATCGCGGTATTGGGATGTGGTGTCGATATTGTGTACCCTCCTCAAAACGAGGAACTTATGCGGGATATCGCAGCAAGAGGCGCCGTCATTTCGCAGTTCCCCATGGGAACTACGCCGAGCAAAGGGCATTTCCCCTACCGCAACCGAATCATCAGCGGGATGAGCCTGGGCACGGTGGTAATCGAAGCGCCCTTGACCAGTGGCGCGCTGATCACGGCACGGCAGGCGGCCGAACAGGGCCGCGAGGTGTTTGCCGTGCCCGGTCAGGCGGGAATGCACAACGCCGAGGGGCCTCATGCGCTGATTCGTGAAGGGGCGAAGCTCGTAGAGCGGGTCGAGGACATCCTGGTCGAGTTGGAACTGCCGGCCGAGTGTTTGCGCGCCGAACGTTCGGAACGCGAAGAGGCCGTTCGCGTCTCCGGCGCACCCGAACCTGCAACCGTGAAGCCGCAACGGTCGAGCACGCGCAATGCCGAGCCGTCTCCGGAGCCTGTCCCACGACGTGAACCGGCGCCATTGCCTATGGACGGCACGGAAAAGGCGATCTTGGAGGCGTTATCGCCCGAGGGTTCGTATGTGGACGAGATCGCGACATCCTGCAGACTGAGTGTGTCAGAGGCCCTGAGTTCGCTGACCATGCTTGAACTCAAAGGTCTGGTTCGGCAGTTC from Candidatus Hydrogenedentota bacterium harbors:
- a CDS encoding Tex family protein; this encodes MLESKFINRIAQEVSLREEQVARAIELFEGGATIPFVARYRKDLTGSLDETRLEAIHERAQYFSSLAQRRDSVLDIIDKQGKLTGELRAEIDACFDRTHLEDLYLPFKPTRRTKATAAREKGLEPLADFLMQQLLLEGAIEIFAEKYIDPAKAVSSAEEALEGAGFIVAERISTDAAVRALVRGRMLDEGIIKAHPTKNAEGKKTKFETYYNFSEPIGKIPSHRLLAVMRGLKEGVLRMELVIDDENMMADILKHYLKESGSPFEKYLKEIVRDSYNRLLRPSIENEVLGIARERAEAEAIRVFRENAENLLLLAPAGQITVVGVDPGLRTGCKLAVVDQTGQLREHTTIFPTPPQNDTESAEKTLVEIIDKYNVQAVAIGNGTGSREVSVFVRDVLRRLNRDTIFSVLVNEAGASVYSASKLARAEFPDLDVTIRGAISIARRLQDPLAELVKIDPRHVGVGQYQHDVNQKSLREGLRTTVVSCVNKVGVDLNTASVSLLRYVSGVQSNVAENIVEFRAKNGAFKSRTQLLEVDGIGEKVFEQCAGFLRVANGENVLDATGIHPEAYSVVVRIADTVHLSVDQLLKEPRVLSGLDLMQFADDVIGTHTLADIRRELLKPGRDPRTEFKVPKFLDDVTSVDQLENGMVMEGVVTNVTDFGAFVDIGVHQDGLVHLSELTNRFVQDPRQIVKVGEIVRVKVIKVDKELPRISLSMKALIPPRKKHPRRQRPVTERAAEGGQAPEPLPKQETENRPAPPQREEREQRPRNRRERRPRREQAKAKPGAQTRTGKDAGSNQPLNTQLAEQLAALRAKLR
- a CDS encoding glycosyltransferase, with translation METPRLKVSERLREILSYDKFAGAAPRILILQSEYWVDGACIHACHELGWKVKTVPTVLEGVLPKENVARLIAALAEFRPDFVLTVNLSGMDVSGLFARFFEDVRVPYVTWFVDDPRTILMDRTDFASPYALALTWERTYAASLEAAGFPVVETVPLAADPHVFNREPWDVCDTPPSFVGNSMVSFANREWDLLKGTPELETAVRESFERGRVTRENFGKGLKTLLDPAYVETLDAEQRRHAEMLFFVEGTRRLRHALAAAVAPDGAIMRGDDGWRIDFPSSGGPIHYMQDLPGFYNRCEVNLNSTSIQMATTVNQRVFDCPAAGGFLLTDGQSVLEELFDTEREVAAYRSLDECRERLRFFRAHPKARVEIAACARRRVLGEHTYAHRLRRIAGIVKARFG
- the dprA gene encoding DNA-processing protein DprA; the encoded protein is MKLTREDRDWLRLALVPGVGTAHFIRLLARFRTPSHVFEAPRGMVADLVGSNLADRIRQYSETNEAAEQEAAMEEWGVTLITMENPRYPLRLAEIYDPPLLLFARGGLPVDQEPYVALVGTRRASPYGIRMAEKLAGELAVRGITVVSGMAMGIDAAAHRGALEAGGRTIAVLGCGVDIVYPPQNEELMRDIAARGAVISQFPMGTTPSKGHFPYRNRIISGMSLGTVVIEAPLTSGALITARQAAEQGREVFAVPGQAGMHNAEGPHALIREGAKLVERVEDILVELELPAECLRAERSEREEAVRVSGAPEPATVKPQRSSTRNAEPSPEPVPRREPAPLPMDGTEKAILEALSPEGSYVDEIATSCRLSVSEALSSLTMLELKGLVRQFSGKRFAPR